The Pseudomonas sp. IAC-BECa141 genome contains the following window.
GCTGACCTGGGCCGAACTGGCCCAACACGTCGCCGGGTTCCAGGCCAGCCTGCAAGCGGCCGGCGTCGTGGTCGGCGACCGGGTCGCGGCCTGCATGCCCAACACCTGGCAAACCCTGGTGGCAATGCTCGCGACCACCAGTCTCGGCGCAATCTGGTCCTGTTCCTCACCGGACTTCGGCACCCACGGGGTGATTGATCGCTTCGGCCAGATCGAACCGAAAGTGTTGATTACCTGTGCCGGTTACCGCTACGCCGGCAAAGCGATCGACCAGACCGTCAAGGTCAACGAAATCCTCGAGCAGTTGCCGTCCTTGCAACAGCTGATCATCGTGCCTTACGCACGACCTCAGGCGCAGGCCACGGATTACCGGACACCCGCCAACGTCACGCTGTGGGACGACTTCTACGAACCGGGCGATGAACCGCACTTCGTCCCGGTGCCGTTCGACCATCCGCTGTACGTGCTCTATTCGAGCGGCACCACCGGCGTACCTAAATGCATCGTTCACAGCACCGGCGGCGTGTTGCTGCAACACGCCAAGGAACACGGGCTGCATGTCGATCTGGGCCCCGGCGACCGCTTGTTCTACTACACCACTTGCGGCTGGATGATGTGGAACTGGCTGGTGTCGGCGCTGGCGGTCGGCAGCGCGGTGGTGCTGTATGACGGCTCACCGTTTTATCCGGACAACGAGCGAATGCTGGAGCTGCTGGACGACGAGCAGGTCAGCGTGTTCGGCACCAGCCCGAAATTTCTCGCGACCCTGGAAAACAGCGGCATCAAGCCCCGTGAAAGCTACGACTTGAGCCACCTGAAAACCCTGCTCTGCACCGGTTCCGCGCTGTCGCCGCAGAGTTACGACTTCGTCTATCGCGATTTCAAACCCGACGTCTGCCTGTCCTCGATGTCCGGCGGCACGGACATCGTGTCCTGCTTCGTCAACGGCAACCCGATGTCGGCAGTGCGCCGGGGCGAGATCATGGGCAAGAGTCTGGCCATGGCCGTCGAAGTGTGGAACGACGCCGGGCAGCCGGTGATTGGCGAAAAAGGTGAGTTGGTGTGCACTCGACCATTCCCGGCGATGCCCGTCGGACTCTGGAACGATCCCGACGGCGAAAAGTTGCGCAAATCCTATTTCAGCCAGTTCCCCGGCGTCTGGGCCCAGGGTGACTACGCCGAACAACTGCCCCACGGCGGCATGCTGATTCACGGCCGCTCCGACGCCGTGCTCAATCCCGGCGGCGTGCGCATCGGTACCGCTGAAATCTACCGTCAGGTGGAGAAGGTTCCGGAGGTATTGGACAGTGTCGCCATTGGCCAGCAGTGGCAGGATGACGTGCGAGTAGTGCTGTTCGTGCGCCTCAAGGAAGGCGTAACGCTGGATGAGGCGCTGCAACAGCAGATCCGCCAGGTGATCCGCGCCAACACCACACCGCGCCATGTACCGGCGAAGATCGTCGCGGTCAGCGACATTCCGCGCACCATCAGCGGCAAGGTGGTGGAGCTGGCCGTGCGTAATGTGGTGCACGGTGAGCCGGTGAAAAACACCGACGCGCTGGCCAACCCGCAAGCACTTGAGCAGTTTCGCAATCGGGTCGAACTTCGCGACTGACGCCTGTCAGTCCATCAGCCCCCACTCGCCAGTCGATGGCGGTGGGGACGACATGGTGTCGGCGTGGAGCTTCAGACGCAGGCGCAGGTTGTTGACCGAATCTGCGTTTTTCAGGGCCTCGTCTTCATCGATCACCCCTTCTGCCACCAGCGCAAACAGTGCACCGTCAAAGGTCTGCATGCCCAGTTCGGCCGATTTCTCCATGATGGTTTTCAGCTCGCCAAAGTCATTGCGCCGGATCAGGTCAGCAATCGTCGGCGTGCCGAGCATCACCTCGGCAGCGGCCCGGCGCTGACCGTCCCGGGTTCGGACCAGACGCTGGGAGACGAACGCCTTGAGGTGATTGCCCAAGGCATGCAGCAATTGTGGCCGGCGTTCTTCGGGGAAGAAATTGATGATCCGGTCCAGCGCCTGATTGGCGTTGTTGGCATGCAATGTCGACAACACAAGGTGCCCGGTTTCGGCGAAAGCCAGCGCATGTTCCATGGTCTCGCGGTCACGGATTTCGCCGATCAGCACCACGTCGGGGGCCTGGCGCAGGGTGTTTTTCAGCGCAGCGTGAAAGCTGCGCGTGTCGACTCCGACTTCGCGCTGGTTGATGATCGACTTCTTATGGCGATGGATGTATTCCACCGGGTCTTCAATGGTGATGATGTGACCGCTGCTGTGGCGATTGCGATGATCGATCAGCGCCGCCAGCGACGTGGATTTACCCGAGTCGGTGGCGCCGACGAACAGGATCAGCCCTTGCTTGAGCATCACCGATTCGAGCAATACCGACGGCAGTTTCAAGTCTTCGAATCGCGGAATATCGAGTTTGACGTTACGGATCACGATTGACACGTCGTTGCGTTGCTTGAAGATATTCACCCGAAAGCGACCGATGCCGGTGCGGGAAATCGCCAGGTTCATTTCCAGATCCCGGTCGAACTCCCGACGTTGTTCAGCGTCCATCAGGGAAGCTGCGACAGTGGCCACCTCACCGGGTTTGAAGGGCTGCTCGCTCAACGGCGTCAACACCCCGTCGAACCGCGCACTGGGCGGTGCGCCCGTGGACAGGAACAGATCCGAACCGTGGCGGCTCGCCAGTTGTTTGAGCAATGCATCGATTTCCATGGCCTAAAGCACCTGCGAAGCTTTCAATGAACACAAGACCGTGCGTCGTGACGCGACGGGTCTTACAGCGTCTACCGCACTAGGATAGTAGACGCCGCCTCACCGACCGATGTTCAGGATTGATGTGATGAAC
Protein-coding sequences here:
- a CDS encoding acetoacetate--CoA ligase, producing the protein MSDILWQPDGKRIARSRMDGFRRFIIQRHHVHLDDYPALHQWSIDQREAFWQAIVDFFDIRFHTQPDAVLRDGLKMPGAQWFPGATLNFAEHLLSRRDDAIAVIAIGENGQRELLTWAELAQHVAGFQASLQAAGVVVGDRVAACMPNTWQTLVAMLATTSLGAIWSCSSPDFGTHGVIDRFGQIEPKVLITCAGYRYAGKAIDQTVKVNEILEQLPSLQQLIIVPYARPQAQATDYRTPANVTLWDDFYEPGDEPHFVPVPFDHPLYVLYSSGTTGVPKCIVHSTGGVLLQHAKEHGLHVDLGPGDRLFYYTTCGWMMWNWLVSALAVGSAVVLYDGSPFYPDNERMLELLDDEQVSVFGTSPKFLATLENSGIKPRESYDLSHLKTLLCTGSALSPQSYDFVYRDFKPDVCLSSMSGGTDIVSCFVNGNPMSAVRRGEIMGKSLAMAVEVWNDAGQPVIGEKGELVCTRPFPAMPVGLWNDPDGEKLRKSYFSQFPGVWAQGDYAEQLPHGGMLIHGRSDAVLNPGGVRIGTAEIYRQVEKVPEVLDSVAIGQQWQDDVRVVLFVRLKEGVTLDEALQQQIRQVIRANTTPRHVPAKIVAVSDIPRTISGKVVELAVRNVVHGEPVKNTDALANPQALEQFRNRVELRD
- a CDS encoding PilT/PilU family type 4a pilus ATPase; amino-acid sequence: MEIDALLKQLASRHGSDLFLSTGAPPSARFDGVLTPLSEQPFKPGEVATVAASLMDAEQRREFDRDLEMNLAISRTGIGRFRVNIFKQRNDVSIVIRNVKLDIPRFEDLKLPSVLLESVMLKQGLILFVGATDSGKSTSLAALIDHRNRHSSGHIITIEDPVEYIHRHKKSIINQREVGVDTRSFHAALKNTLRQAPDVVLIGEIRDRETMEHALAFAETGHLVLSTLHANNANQALDRIINFFPEERRPQLLHALGNHLKAFVSQRLVRTRDGQRRAAAEVMLGTPTIADLIRRNDFGELKTIMEKSAELGMQTFDGALFALVAEGVIDEDEALKNADSVNNLRLRLKLHADTMSSPPPSTGEWGLMD